A genomic window from Populus nigra chromosome 7, ddPopNigr1.1, whole genome shotgun sequence includes:
- the LOC133698125 gene encoding mediator of RNA polymerase II transcription subunit 16-like — MTSSSSSIKETTEEEQVAPDIVPAGGGVAGAEKTEPVSSGGEEESGGEKLDDSMEEDSVSPATVFCIRLKQPRSNLQHKMSVPELCRKYSAVAWCGKLNAIACASETCARIPSSNANPPFWIPIHVVIPERPTECAVFNVIADSPRDSVQFIEWSPTSCPRALLIANFHGRITIWTQPSQGPSNLVRDASCWQREHEWRQDIAVVTKWLSGVSPYRWLSSKSSTPTNSKSAFEEKFLSQHSQTSARWPNFLCVCSVFSSGSVQLHWSQWPPSQNNTSPKWFRTSKGLLGAGPSGIMAADAIITDSGAMHVAGVPIVNPSTVVVWEVTPGPGNGFQATPMVSTSNGVPPSVKPPNWSGFAPLASYLFSWQEHLMSEAMQGKKHMDKDFADTVSLHCSPVSNFSAYVSPEAAAQSAATTTWGSGVSAVAFDPTRGGSVIAVVIVEGQYMSPYDPDEGPLITGWRVQRWESSLQPVVLHPIFGNPTSGFGGQAPMQTVWVSKVDTSIPPTNDFKNLQAAPAVPISDGRKASDSGSEKTKRVTFDPSDLPSDVRTLARIVYSAHGGEIAIAFLRGGVHIFSGPNFTLVDNYQINVGSAIAAPAFSSTSCCSASVWHDTSKDRTVLKIIRVLPPAVPSSQVKANSAIWERAIAERFWWSLLVGVDWWDAVGCTQSAAEDGIVSLNSVIAVLDADFHSLPSTQHRQQYGPSLDRIKCRLLEGTNAQEVRAMVLDMQARLLLDMLGKGIESALINPSALVSEPWQASSETLSGIDPEAMTIEPNLVPSIQAYVDAVLDLASHFITRLRRYASFCRTLASHAVTAGAGSNRNTVTSPTQSSASPTPNQGGQSGGTSSTGSTQMQAWVQGAIAKISSTTDGVSTATTNPISGPSSFMPISINTGTFPGTPAVRLIGDCHFLHRLCQLLLFCFFFRRRTQLPRFAGGTQRNPTDTNVQKPQSGAPGKVEEINSVSSKPAPAAVRSDEGQAVRGSQVVPGAKAVEEGPAGRHRVGSGNAGQGYSSEEVKVLFLILMDLCRRTAALVHPLPVSQVGSSNIQVRLHYIDGNYTVLPEVVEASLGPHMQNMPRPRGADAAGLLLRELELHPPSEEWHRRNMFGGPWSDPEDNGSEDSSKLKSTDSLDFSSLENCDVYYGAHGLWPRKRRLSERDAAVGLNTSAGLGAYLGIMGSRRDVVTAVWKTGLEGVWYKCIRCLRQTSALASTGAANPPDQNEREAWWISRWAYGCPMCGGTWVRVV; from the exons atgacttcttcttcttcttctattaaGGAGACGACGGAGGAGGAACAGGTTGCGCCGGATATTGTGCCGGCTGGCGGTGGTGTTGCTGGAGCGGAGAAGACTGAGCCTGTCAGCAGTGGCGGGGAGGAAGAGAGTGGTGGCGAGAAACTTGACGATTCAATGGAAGAGGACTCAGTGAGTCCGGCTACTGTGTTTTGTATTAGGCTGAAACAGCCACGGTCGAATTTGCAGCATAAAATGAGTGTGCCTGAGCTTTGTCGCAAATATAG TGCTGTTGCTTGGTGTGGTAAGCTGAACGCGATAGCTTGTGCATCAGAAACTTGTGCAAGAATTCCCAG cTCCAATGCAAACCCACCATTTTGGATCCCCATACACGTGGTTATCCCTGAGAGACCAACTGAATGTGCAGTTTTCAATGTCATAGCAG ATTCTCCTCGTGATTCTGTTCAGTTTATCGAATGGTCCCCTACTTCTTGCCCTCGTGCATTATTAATAGCTAATTTCCATGGGAGGATAACTATCTGGACTCAGCCTTCTCAA GGTCCATCTAATTTGGTGCGTGATGCTAGCTGCTGGCAGCGTGAGCATGAATGGCGACAGGACATTGCAGTTGTTACTAAATGGCTATCTGGGGTCTCTCCA TACAGGTGGCTTTCGTCAAAGTCCAGTACTCCCACAAACTCAAAGTCAGCTTTTGAGGAAAAATTCCTTTCTCAGCATTCTCAAACTTCAG CTAGATGGCCAAATTTCCTCTGTGTTTGTTCAGTTTTCTCATCTGGTTCTGTTCAACTTCATTGGTCCCAGTGGCCCCCAAGTCAGAATAATACATCACCGAAGTGGTTTCGCACAAGCAAAGGACTCTTGGGTGCCGGCCCTAGTGGGATTATGGCTGCTGATGCTATTATAACAGATAGTGGTGCAATGCATGTTGCAGGTGTTCCGATTGTAAACCCTTCAACTGTTGTTGTTTGGGAGGTTACTCCTGGCCCTGGAAATGGATTTCAAGCGACTCCAATGGTGAGTACTAGCAATGGGGTCCCGCCTTCAGTCAAGCCTCCTAATTGGTCTGGTTTTGCTCCTTTGGCTTCATATTTATTCAGCTGGCAGGAGCATCTGATGTCTGAAGCAATGCAAGGGAAAAAGCATATGGATAAAGATTTCGCTGACACTGTCTCACTTCATTGTTCGCCAGTTTCAAATTTTTCTGCGTATGTGAGTCCTGAGGCTGCAGCTCAATCTGCAGCAACTACCACTTGGGGTTCTGGAGTCAGTGCCGTTGCTTTTGATCCGACTCGTGGTGGCTCTGTGATTGCGGTTGTTATAGTTGAGG GACAATATATGTCCCCTTATGATCCAGATGAGGGTCCTTTAATCACGGGATGGAGGGTGCAACGCTGGGAATCATCCCTTCAACCTGTCGTTCTTCATCCAATATTTGGAAATCCCACTTCTGGTTTTGGTGGGCAGGCACCCATGCAAACTGTATGGGTGTCCAAAGTGGATACAAGCATACCACCaactaatgattttaaaaatctccAAGCAGCTCCTGCAGTACCAATCTCAGATGGAAGAAAGGCATCTGATTCTGGTTCTGAGAAGACGAAAAGAGTCACCTTTGATCCCTCTGATCTGCCCAGCGACGTGAGAACTCTTGCTCGAATTGTTTATTCTGCTCATGGTGGCGAGATTGCTATTGCTTTTCTGCGGGGTGGAGTTCACATTTTCTCTGGGCCAAACTTCACACTTGTTGACAACTACCAGATTAATGTTGGATCTGCAATTGCTGCTCCTGCCTTCTCTTCCACAAGCTGCTGCTCAGCTTCAGTTTGGCATGACACTAGCAAGGATCGCACTGTATTGAAGATAATTCGTGTTCTTCCTCCTGCTGTTCCAAGTAGTCAGGTGAAGGCTAACTCAGCAATCTGGGAGCGTGCTATTGCTGAAAG GTTTTGGTGGAGCCTTTTGGTTGGTGTTGATTGGTGGGATGCTGTTGGGTGTACACAGAGTGCTGCTGAGGATGGCATCG tttcacTTAACAGTGTCATTGCAGTCTTGGATGCTGATTTTCATTCTCTTCCCTCCACACAGCACAGGCAGCAGTATGGTCCT AGTCTGGACAGGATAAAATGTAGGCTACTGGAAGGTACAAATGCTCAGGAGGTTAGGGCAATGGTTCTTGACATGCAAGCTAGGTTGCTGCTTGATATGCTCGGCAAAGGCATTGAGTCAGCTTTGATAAATCCTTCAGCATTAGTATCTGAACCATGGCAGGCTTCTAGCGAGACATTATCTGGCATTGATCCTGAAGCAATGACTATTGAACCAAACCTTGTTCCGAGTATTCAG GCTTATGTTGATGCAGTTCTTGATCTAGCTTCACATTTTATCACACGTCTACGGCGTTATGCAAGTTTCTGTCGCACACTGGCCAGTCACGCCGTTACAGCAGGCGCAGGCAGTAACCGCAATACGGTGACTAGTCCTACTCAAAGTTCGGCATCACCCACACCAAATCAGG GTGGTCAAAGTGGCGGTACAAGTTCTACTGGAAGCACTCAGATGCAAGCTTGGGTACAAGGTGCCATTGCTAAGATTAGTAGCACAACAGATGGAGTGTCCACTGCAACTACAAACCCCATAAGTGGTCCATCTTCTTTCATGCCAATAAGCATCAATACTGGAACTTTTCCTGGAACCCCAGCAGTGAGGCTCATTGGTGACTGCCATTTCCTTCACAGATTATGCCAGCTTctgcttttctgttttttctttcggCGGCGAACTCAACTACCTCGCTTTGCCGGAGGTACACAGAGAAATCCCACTGATACAAATGTGCAAAAACCTCAATCTGGTGCTCCTGGCAAGGTGGAGGAGATCAACTCTGTTTCTTCAAAGCCAGCACCAGCTGCGGTTCGGTCGGATGAAGGTCAGGCAGTTCGAGGTAGTCAGGTAGTGCCTGGAGCTAAAGCAGTTGAAGAGGGACCTGCTGGCAGGCACAGAGTAGGCAGTGGCAATGCTGGCCAAGGATACAGTTCTGAGGAG GTGAAGGTCCTTTTCCTCATACTCATGGATCTGTGTCGGCGAACAGCAGCTCTGGTACACCCATTGCCGGTTTCTCAAGTAGGAAGCAGCAATATCCAGGTGCGGTTGCATTATATTGACGGCAATTATACTGTATTGCCAGAGGTTGTAGAAGCATCTCTTGGCCCGCATATGCAG AACATGCCACGGCCCAGAGGTGCAGATGCTGCTGGTCTGTTACTCCGAGAGTTAGAACTACACCCGCCATCTGAAGAGTGGCACAGGCGGAATATGTTTGGCGGACCCTGGTCTGATCCAGAGGATAATGGTTCAGAGGATTCTTCTAAGCTTAAGTCCACAGATTCACTTGATTTTAGCTCACTGGAAAATTGTGATGTTTATTACGGAGCTCATGGCCTTTGGCCGAGGAAGCGCAGACTGTCTGAAAGAGATGCAGCTGTTGGCTTGAACACCTCTGCAGGCCTGGGAGCATATCTTGGCATAATGGGTTCTCGAAGAGATGTTGTTACTGCAGTGTGGAAGACTGGTCTTGAAGGCGTTTGGTACAAG TGCATAAGATGTTTGCGGCAGACTTCGGCTTTGGCTTCCACTGGTGCTGCAAATCCACCAGATCAAAATGAAAGAGAGGCTTGGTGGATCAGCCGTTGGGCCTATGGCTGTCCGATGTGTGGGGGGACATGGGTTCGAGTTGTATAG